aacaacagttttcagcataaacacacgaaactagcacaatgtaaacgCACAACGAACGAAACTGTGTAGttttaatggcaacaagtagcagctgaccaactattgcgccatctgttttttttctgatgacaaataactacaagggggcggtgaacaataaaaatcaatcacaattgatagttcgaaacttgtagattgccgtgaaataagttatttgtcaaaacaaaaatgaattatatgtgatattaattaaataaaaatcgtctactgggtagatgccggcaatttatgcacatttcacaacatctactatgtagacgctgcggcactcaaagggttaaagtctACCCAGTGACGTCATTGccagttgtttttatttcatttatgtagtgAGTAGGCTAATCACATCGGCAAGAACAATGGTGATGAACATGTCgcaaaatctgttttaaaacataagaacaatattttaaatgattacaaGATAGTGACCTGACTCCTTTAAATCCGAAGTGTCGTTTGTAGAGAGGAGATGAAAACTAGGTGaaaatcaaatagtgtttcactgtaaGAGAAGTCAGAACAAACATAACGTAACAATAAGCGCACTTGATAAGACTTTTTGagcattctaaatttggtattatgaatatatattgaaaattgtgtaatattttagttgGAAACAAACTATGACTTTATTCATTGAATGTATTTTTGATGGCTTCAGACCTGCAGTAATATCATTTCAAATTGGctaaagtaatcgtaagtactacGTTGCtcaaacatagtttttaaattttataaaaggaaaCACAATTATCCAAATTGTGAGTTTTCGGCAATTATAAGGTTAAAGGCCGACCtagcaaatcacgaatttgacattatcaacgtattctgctcatcctcctgaacaaaaaatttatatggttttagggggtgcaaatgagaaataacatggttttagggAGTAtgttcataaatagttaagttcttaaacttaatgttttaatgttctgtttgtatgctgtgtctggatatctgtaaatataatCATAGATCAACCatcactagttcgaccaatcgtaatGAACTGGtgtgttgtaaatattatctgcggctgggactgatagcgtatctgttatctgagcgctctggagcagaagtcagtgcttcactagatattGTGTACTGTACGTTACATTTCCATCACATTTAATCTTGAGAAACttgaagaaaatgaaattacttatttattcactttattttgttttagtcctaagttataaaattaataattcattacattCAAAAGATGCacaatttaattctgaaaaaaattatttataacaacgtaATAATTGCTAccatatacaaattacaaaaatatatattacactatttacaCATGGTTTTTTTTCTGATTGTAGATGTTTGTTGCATGGTTTTCCAGGATTGCCAACATACAAGTTTAGGAACAACAGTTTTTAAAGATAAGAATctgataaaaatgtttctttaatttgGAATGCTAAACAAATCAAGTGATgctttaataacataaataacatctCCATGATGACTCTTGCTAATATCTTGCAATTGCAACTAGCATTTTTGCTGTTCTCTAAAGAATCGCAAACTCGACTCTTAGTTTTTCTAGGCTTAATAAATccacataaatagtttttatttcatgattaaattattccttttttaGAAATAAAGACATTGCTGAACTCGTATAGTAATTTGAAATAGCCCACCTAGGCTATAACATAATTTGGTTTCAAATTTTGGTTCTTTATTGTTTAGTAGTTTAggtaatcaaaattataaatgattcGATCGTTGTAGTGGCCACTTATGCTGCaaactaactttttttataaactgccAACTAGGACTACATTGctgtttaacaaattaaatgaaaactaacGATTAAAAGAAATTAGACTGGCAATCCTACAGAATCcttactttgattatttttttccaCCAGCACCAGAAGATGACATTAAAAGTCGAAACTATAGTAGAGTATGACTACTGTTTGACGAAGATACAAAGTTATTGTTATTCGATGAATAAAGTGTAGATAAACAAAGTTGTACTGTACAATCATTCACTTACAATAAAGTCAAGTTCCATTTTGCATTGCTGTTCTTGTGTTAGGTACATTTTCTTACGAagtacaaacaaaatgttttatttatttggttaaaaatgtaCATGTAGCTATTTGCTCATATGCAACCTTCTGTGTAGTGCAAAGTTTAAACATGTGATGGTATAGTATTTTTCATGTGCctttttatgaaaaatagtttttaatgcaGATTATTTAAATTGGTATGTTCTGAAAGAAAATTATTCTAACTAAGCTTTTTCTACATTTCTCATTGAAAACACatcagaaataatataaaaataagtgtgGCCAAATTGCCTTCATGTGACCTCTTTTGTGTCTAGAAAATGATTGTAACCTCTCATTTGTTACACAATAGTACGCTTTATACTACAATAACTGAAGTCAAATATGAAGTAACCTAGGTTTTATACTTTATTGACAGCCTAAAAGCTGTTTTAATAAGGTCATTTGAATATAAAGGATTTTCAAATGTTGGTCATTAGTTTTTAAGCTAATGCATCAAATTATCaaagcaaaatgttttatatttaaggttaaaaatGAGTGCCAGTGATAAAAAGATGCCTGGAACGGGCTTAGAAGATATTGGCGTGCCAGGACAACTTTTTCTTCGTGATGCTCTAACCAGCTGTACAGATCCTCTCAAAGCTATTGAGGAGTTTCAGGTAATTATTTTCATATCTAGACTAACACTGTTAGGTCTTCAAGATTGAATGTTCTGgagatttcaataaaacatttaattagatAGTGTACTATACATGTTTGTTGGTTGTTTATAGTTATCATTATGCTATACTTTGTTTCTATTATTGAATAGTTTAGTTTTACCTGTGTTTGAGCACACACCATAGAGAGTTAACAAAAATGATAGTGAGCAAGAGATAAGAATTCACTGGACAGTCAGGTCCATTGTGCACTTACAACTTTAGGTAAAACACGAACATGGGGAGGTGAATTTTTACTTCACCCAGTTCCTCTCTGTCTATGGTGATTCTGTGGTAGAACCTGGAAGTGTGTAGAATGCTTGAAACAGTCATTAATTCAGTTATATCCTCTGACACTTTTTCGGGAGTGTCTGAAGCTTGTATGCCACTTATAAGATGGTTGTTAATTAGGTATTTTCTTTGACACTGCTTCGGTAGATTCTGGAATGTGTAGAAGGCTTGTGATATAgtcattaatttgtttatttcctcTGACACTGCCCCGGCATGTGTCTGGAGCGCTTAGGCAGGTTGAGACATTCGGTTATTTTATCGGACACTGGCCCTGCTGTGTTTAGAGCATGTTATTATAGGTGGGAGGGCTTACTCTATAGGTAAGTAAACCAACTCTTTTTTCCATTCTTTGCAATGATGATAACAATAATCCTCAATCATCCTGGATAATGGAAACATTTTATGGGTATCTGTTAGACAATTTATTTGTAGAgtgtaataatgtaaaaagtttttttctgatgatatatttgttatttttactttagcTTGAAAATGGAATCCTTTTACCTTCATTACGGCAGATGCTTCCCTTGTTAGACCTTCACGGTGTGCGAAGACTGGACTTTCATACTTCTGTTATGGAGGTAGGAAACTGTTGAAGTATAATTGGCTAATTGTACTTTTATTTGGATTTTCTAGTTCGACTTTTAGTTACCATTGGTTCATAatgtatgttgttttattattcatacaCCTTCAACGCAACAGACAGCTTACACTAACAaaggcaaaataaatttaaatctgcacttttatttatatatcttgtaACCATAGTCATATCTTATGTTGTAGGAAATCAGAGAAAGACTAATCCAACATATAAATGAAATTGGACAGAAAGAAGGCAGGGAACGGGACAGAAAGTTGAAGGAATTGTTATCAAAAAGTTTTCCTCTGGTGCGAGTGAAACCTCTAAGACCTGTCGTCATGGCCATTCTGCGAAACACAACCCACATAGACGACAAGTACCTGCGTGTTCTGGTTAGCTACATTAGAGTTCATCATAGTGTTTACTATTACATAGCTCTTTATAATGATTCATTCATTTTTGTGTAATATCTTTTTGTTGTACACACTGCAGTTAAACTTGAGTaatgtttttgtaactattttaaattgattactgAACTGTTGTATTGATTACTTCATTGAAATACTGAAGGAATATTGAAAACTACTGacgaaaaactgtttttttttttttaattttatatatgtcaGCATATTTCAAATTAACAGATTTTACAAATTGACCACTTTACTGTAGATGTAAATCGTACATGGCTTAACCAATTTCACCAGAAAATATTGacatatgtatttgtaaaatggtACAACCATAATGTGGTTGTTTAGTtaccattttgaaatttcaaactaTGAAGATAAATGAGTTATGTCAATTTTTAGATGTACTAACAGAACTAGAGTTTGGAAAagagataattttgttttggCTATCTCATTTTATGGTTccactatttatattttagatttatcatgtaaattatctgtaatttgttgggacccaagattgtaaatgtttattgcaaataaatttcttgattctTAATCATAATTCATAACTATAATATTCTTACTTCATAAGAATATAATGAAACTTGTTGATTTAAGTACTCTATTAATAGGTATTTTTAAACAGCAGTTATCCCATATTAAGGAACAGTTATTTGCTCAATATAGTGATTATTTTTACAGTTCATATTTTTGACTAGTGCAGTGATTTTAGCATTAAAATTCAGTACTTTATGTAAACCATCTTATTTACACCACTCTTTACTGGCAGGTGAGAGACAGAGACCTGTATAATGACACAGACACAGAAGTGAAGCGACAAATCTGGAAGGACAATCAGTCTTTATTTGGAGATGAAGTGTCACCATTGCTATCCCAATACATCAAGGAGAAGGAAAACGTTCTTTTTGACCACAACAATCTGACCAATCTCTTCTTTACACCATCTCCAAAAGTGAGTCAAtgtgtaaaatagtttttgacGCTTGTTGCTTTATTAACTcttatgtttataattgtttaatttaaaattgttttatttaggtTAGAAGGCAAGGAGATGTGGTACAGAAGTTGGCCCATATGATAGGCAACAGTGTAAAGCTCTATGACATGGTACTCCAGTTCTTGCGCACACTATTCTTGCGCACACGCAATGTCCACTACTGCACCTTGCGGGCTGAATTGCTAATGGCTCTACATGATTTGGAAGTTCAGGTAAGCCAAGTTATGGTGGAGATTGTAATGGAATgaagttcaattttttaaattttctgcattgcaacaaattaaattcttataatgaCTAATTTAAAACTGGATTATTCTTCAGGATATCATCTCTGTTGATCCATGCCACAAGTTCACCTGGTGTCTTGATGCCTGTATCAGAGAAAAAAATGTTGACATTAAACGTTCTAGGGAATTACAGGTGAGTACCTAATAATTTatcgtaaataaattaaataaatttgtacgtaaatatatattaataatgtagaTGATCATATAGAATTTTTAAGTAATACCTAATGTTTTGTAACTGTTTACTGTGATATTTCTCTTGAAATATCTACTAGTTATGAATTCACTAAgtacataatttgttattgtatCTGTATGTCGCCTGTTCTCATTTAATGCCTGTTTAATCTTTTGTATATTTGATATCAATACTActgtttatttcttaataatatatttaaatttaattataatattttgtacatttagtataaatgtaattgttgttgtttacagggATTCCTGGACAGCATAAAGCGAGGACAAGAGCAGGTCTTAGGTGACCTGTCTATGACTCTGTGTGATCCCTACGCTATTAACTTCCTAGCTACATCTGCCATGAAGATTTTACAGCACCTAATCAATAATGAGGGCTTGCCTAGGGTCAGTATCCACTTTGTAGTAGTGTTAtcaattaaaagttgtttttgttttgattatattttttactgcaAATAAAGTGGTTTTGTGCATACAAATTAGAATAGTGCATTGAACTAAGTACAAATTCAGTCATATGTTTCCTTGTGATGCAGTAAACCGTGTATATgaaggctatatatatatatttgataaacacCAAAATTATATCTGGTAGTTTATTACCAAATTGTTCATTATACTGAGTGTGAAATACAAGAACATATCAATGTATGCGTGTACAACGATTTCATTACGCTTTGGGTAGTTGCACAGCTCGCCTCCCCCCCTCCTGCACACATTACCTCTGATGTTGAGGGCTCAATGTCAAGCTAGCTACAGAATTCAGGCTGATTATCAATTCAAATGAGAATCGTAAAGTCTGTATTTTTCCCACCAGATGGATGTGATAGTGTAGAAATCCATATAGTAATGGggtcaaaaatttaaagaaggGAGTTTCAACATCCTCAATGATGCTGAATA
The Homalodisca vitripennis isolate AUS2020 chromosome 1, UT_GWSS_2.1, whole genome shotgun sequence DNA segment above includes these coding regions:
- the LOC124362962 gene encoding negative elongation factor B; translation: MFSLCLSVIVFMYSVLFCCSEFGPVESVLRRFGIFEYSRLKMSASDKKMPGTGLEDIGVPGQLFLRDALTSCTDPLKAIEEFQLENGILLPSLRQMLPLLDLHGVRRLDFHTSVMEEIRERLIQHINEIGQKEGRERDRKLKELLSKSFPLVRVKPLRPVVMAILRNTTHIDDKYLRVLVRDRDLYNDTDTEVKRQIWKDNQSLFGDEVSPLLSQYIKEKENVLFDHNNLTNLFFTPSPKVRRQGDVVQKLAHMIGNSVKLYDMVLQFLRTLFLRTRNVHYCTLRAELLMALHDLEVQDIISVDPCHKFTWCLDACIREKNVDIKRSRELQGFLDSIKRGQEQVLGDLSMTLCDPYAINFLATSAMKILQHLINNEGLPRENTILILLLRMLALGLSAWVMIDSQEFKEPKLDSQVVTKFLPALMSLVVDDQVRALNSKLPPDERESAITIIEHSGPPPDACQAYVQESSVASIIAMYYTLQTAKQRDRTGLMRVLGTLATCDSDRAFEDPFLHFLVSLLIHVGDEFTTEDFCTVIFDEFFYAGISRENVVRHMLKLLWYVYPKLSSTRLHTLMKVLQPNAQHNEAVHSLYKQLTEKIGSEQEPPPIPENLDYLESPLMSVPTPAPLV